The Mesomycoplasma hyopneumoniae J genome contains the following window.
AAACAATTTTTGTCGAAAAAATCGACAAAAACGAGGGAGAAACTATAACTTTTACTGATATTTTATTTATTAATGGTAAAATTGGTACTCCTTATGTTGAAAATGCCAGTGTTACTGGTATTATTGAAAAACAAGGAAAAGCAAAAAAAATTGTTGTCTACCGCCATAATCCAAAATCTACCCATAAAAGAAAATTAGGGCACCGCCAACTATTTACAAAAGTAAAAATCACGGAATTGAAAGGATAATTTAAAAAATGGCAAAGACCAAAGCAGGTGGTTCGACCAAAAATGGCCGTGATTCGGCTGGGCGAAGATTGGGACAAAAAATTGGTGATGGCCAATTTGCTCTTACAGGTTCAATCATTTATCGCCAAAGAGGAACGAGAATTTATCCAGGTAAAAATGTTGGAATTGGCAATGATGATAGTTTATTTGCCCTTGTTGATGGAATTGTTAAATTCCAAAAAATAAGAAAACGCAAATACGCAACAGTAGTAATGGCTAAATAATTATTGTCTAAAAAATTATTTTAAAAGAAGACACTTTTGTGTCTTTTTTTAATTGTTTAAAAATCAGAAAAATACTATAAATCAAGGAATAATTTAGTTAGGTAGTTTAATTTTTAAGTCTAAAAGCAAATAAATAATTATAATTAATAAAAATTTTAAATTATTTTAAAATAAGAAAATTTGGTTTTTAAAACCAAGTTTTTAATTTTCAAAAATTTAAAAACTTAGAAGTTGCTTTATAAAAAAACACTTGTTTTTATAGTGTTTTTTTTATAAAGTCACTAAAAATTTGATTAAAATATTCAGGATTTTCGCTATAAATTAAATGCCCTGTTTTAGGAATTATCTCTGTTTGAACCTTTGGAATTAGTGACTCAAAATATGTTTTTGTCTCTTGCTGTAATACAATTCCATCTCTTTGACCTAAAACTAAAAGTGTTGGGATTTTTATTGATTTTAGGGCTTGCTCAATTTGGTCCATCATATTATTTTTTAGCAGATTTTGTGCTAATGAAACAATATTAAAATTATTAAAATACTCGTAATTATAGAGACTTTTTGCTCATTTTAAATATTTAGGATCTTTATATTTTTCTTTGTCATATTCATAAATTGGCATAAATTCAAGCATTTCTTCTGGTGTTTTTGGAAAAAATTTTTCATAAAAAAAATCTTTTAGGGGTAAGTTTGCCTTATTCATTGGTGCAATAAAAACAATTTTTACTATCATTTTAGGGATTCTTTTATAAATTAATGCTGCAATTGCTGCTCCCATCGAATGTCCGACTAAAATAACCTCCTTTAAATTTAATTTTTTAATAAAACTAACTGTTAAATCCGCATAATATTCTAAATAAAGTTGGTCTTCGCTAGCTGGTGTTAAATTATTTCCAGGGAGAGTAAAACTATAATAATTTAGTGGGATTTTTTTACTTATTGAGTCAATTGTGCTTGAAAATACGTTATGATTTGAATTAAAACCATGACAAAAAACAATATGAATTTTGCTAAAGGGATTCCTGTTAATTACAAAAGGGTAATTTCAATTATCTAAAATGTTATTACTTTGTGAATTTATCATTGTATTTCCTTGTTTTTTCTTAATTTTTTTTATTTTAATTATATAATATTATTCTAATTTTTTTAGCATTAAATTTTTCCAAAAAAAATTAGAAAAAACTTTGGAAAATTCAAAAAATATGGTATAATTAATATGCCACTAAAATAATAACCTTGTAACCTGGTCAGGATAGAAATATAGCAGCCATATCGAGAAGTGTTGTGTTTAGTGGTTTTTATATATATTTAATAAAAAAATAGGTAAAAATCACTATGGCTTCTCAAGAAAATAAGGCATTAAAAAAGGGCTCCTGTCATTGCCCTAGTCAAAAAAAACACAATTTTGCCAGATGCCTAAAAAAAAGGCTAATTACACGTGCAGAACGTGAAATTTTTCAATTTAATCAAGATAAAATTAACCTTAAAAACTTTTGAAAACGAAAAACCTTATCAATTACAATGATGGCTTTTTCATCAATTCTTTTTACTTTAGGTGTTGCTTTTTTTCTTGGATTTGCAAAAACGGTGCCAACTGGCTTATCGGCAATTCCCGCTTTAATTACAATAATTGTTAATTCACGTTACAATGTTGATGTTAGTTGATCTTTTGCGGTAATCTATTTCGCAATTAATCTTCCTTTATTAATTTTTACGCTAGTAAAAGTTTCAAATAAAAGCTTTTCATATCTTACTTTTTTTTGACTTTTTTTTCAGATTATCTGAAATCAAGTGTTTTCACTTGATAGTCCAATTCGGGATTTTTTTGTTAAAAATATTCTAATTAAGGAAATAAAAGATTCCTGAACTTTATTTTATTATACAATTATTGGAGGAATTTTATCAGGCTGGTCGATTGGAATTGCCTGAAAATTTGGCGGTTCAGGAGGCGGAACTGATTTTATAACTTATTTTATTGCTTTAAAATACCGCAAACCAATCGAAAAAATAATGTTTAGTATTTCGATATTTTTTGGACTTTTTTCACTTGTTTTACTATATTTTTTCCAACCTGCTCAAGTTAATGGCCAACTTTTTGGGCAAAAGTTTTTTGCTCTTTTTCTCTATCTAATCGTATCTTCTACGATTGTAGGCCGAATTTATCCAAAATATGGTAAATTACTTTTACAAATTTATACAAACGAACCCGAAAAAATTATTAAGCATTTTAAATCAATCAAATACTGACACTCCTATAATATTTGAGAAGGAATATCCGGCTATACAAGTCAGAAGCAGTGACGTGTAGAGACAATTATTTTTACAATTGAAAAAAAAGCAATCCTAGAAGAAGTTGCTAAATCAAAGGTGAATTTTTGATATTCAGCTACAAGAATTTTACAGACAACAGATCGTTTTGATACAACTAAAATAAATTAAATTAAATTAAAAATAATCAGTTAAAAAGCTAAATTTATCCTGAATTTAAATATAATTTTATTCATAAGCTATTAAATTTCTGAATAAAATTATATAAAAAATCATTTTTTGTTAATTTTGAATGATTTTTGCTATTTTTTAAGTTATAATTACAAAAGGGGGCGAGATTAACCCCCCTTGTAATTAAATGTTAGAATTTTAAGAAATCATAAATTATATGAAAAAAAATTTTATTTTAAACTTCGCGACAAAAAACGTAAAAGAAAAAAAATTAAGCTTTGGAGTTGGAATAACTTTATGAGCTTTAATCGTTTTTGCTTATATGATTTTTGTAATGAATTGAGGTTTTGCCTCTGCCGGACTTAACGGTAAAGCGGGAATAAGTGGTTATTTAGGTCACTTTTTTCCAAATGCTAATGAAGCCCCAGGAACCGTTGTAAATCAAGCAGTTAACTGGGGTATCACAATTGGTCGTGGAATTGGATCAGTTCTTGTTGGTTGATTAATTGTGAAAATTTCGCATAAATATACAGTAATTTTGTCTTTATTTTTTATGCTTTTTGGAATTATTGCCCCTTATTCACCAACTTATGCCGGGTTTATAATTCTTAGAACAATTTTTGCAATTGGCGGAACAATGCAGATTATTTTAATTCAACCAGTTGTCTCAAATTATTTAAATCAAAGGCAAAAAGCTGTTATTTCACAGTTTTCCCCTTTTTTTTATCCAATTGGAACAATAATTACGCTTATTCCTTTTGCAGGAATTATTGGTCAAGAGGCTCAGGAAGCTTTTCGTGATAATTGACAAATTGTCTTTTTAGTTATCGGGCTTCTTACCTTAATTCCATTAATTGGATATATCATTTTAGGTACTAAATTTGATCTTTATCCTTCAAATATAGAAAAAAGAAACAAACAGGAAAAACTGAGTTTAGCTACATTTTTCAAACAAAAAGATACTTGATATTGAACAATTTTATATGGTTCATGACTTGTGGCAGTCGTTTTTCCTTTTACTTTTTCAAAACCAATTTTTCATCGGTTAATAGGTGATAGTGATGGAACTTTTAATGATAAAATTTCTGTTTTTCTAATCTTCTTTCTAGCAGGAATGTTTCTTGGACCTTTTACAATCGGACTTTTATCCAAATATCAGCTACAAAGACGTAAATATATATCAACAATTATAACTCTTGGCGTATTTTTTTATGTGCTTGCAACTGTTGTTTTTGTTTTAAAAGTTGGAAAAAATTATGAATATGCAAAATCTTATACGGATGGTTGAACTTGATTGTTCTTATTTTTGGGCCTTTTTATGGGAATTTGTCTTTGAGGAATTCAAGGTGTTATGCTAAATTTACCTCATGAATATAAAGGCTCAAACCCTTACCGTGTTGGTTTTCAGTTCGGTCTAATTTGGGGTCTTGGCTATACCGCTTTTACAATCGCAACGATTATTACATCATTAGTTAACACGCCACCAGGAATTGATCTAAAAAAATTAGAACTAAATAATGTCGATGGTTATGCTCTTGGAGCTTATATTCTCATTATTATTTTCTCACTTGTTTCTTCAATTGGTTTAGCCCTTTTAAAGGAACCAAATCCAGAATATAAAAAATTATTAAAAATACGTAGTTTTTCTGAAATTGAACGAATCAAAAAATAAAAAAAATTTCATTTTTGATTCGTTTTAATTAAAAATAAGAAAAAAATTATCATTACTTGTTTTTAATTAAAAAAAATTAAATCTATCAATGAAAAAATTTAACAAAAAAGGAGAAATCAAACTTATGAAACCTATTAAAATAGCTCTAATTGGTGCTGGAAATGTCGGAAATTCCTTCCTTTATGCAGCAATGAATCAAGGACTTGCATCCGAGTATGGAATTATTGATATTAATCCTGATTTTGCCGATGGTAATGCTTTTGATTTTGAAGATGCCTCAGCTTCTTTGCCTTTTCCGATTAGTGTCTCCCGTTATGAATATAAAGATCTAAAAGATGCTGATTTTATTGTAATTACAGCGGGAAGACCACAAAAACCGGGTGAAACTCGGCTTGAATTAGTAGCTGATAACATCCGAATTATCCGGGAAATTGCACTAAAAGTCAAAGAAAGTGGCTTTAGTGGAATAAGTATTATTGTTGCTAATCCTGTTGATATAATTACAAGGGCTTACCGGGATGCATCTGGATTTTCCGATCAAAAAGTTATCGGTAGTGGAACTGTTTTAGATACAGCAAGGCTTCAATTTGCAATCGCAAAAAGAGCAAAAGTATCGCCTAATTCGGTTCAGGCCTACGTGATGGGTGAACATGGTGATTCATCTTTTGTTGCTTATTCAAATATTAAAATTGCCGGTGAATGTTTCTGTGCTTATTCTAAACTAACCGGAATTGATAGCTCAAATTACGAAAAAGAACTTGAATATCCAGTTTCTCGCCGGGCTTATGAAATTATTAATCGTAAAAGGGCAACATTTTATGGAATTGGTGCAGCTATTGCCAAAATAGTTTCTAATATTATCAAAGATACAAAAAATATTATGATTGCCGGAGCAAATTTACGAGGAGAATACGGATTTCACGGAGTAAATATCGGAGTTCCAGTTGTTTTAGGAGCAAACGGAATTGAAAAAATTATTGAGATTAGTCTTAATGATAAAGAAAAAGAAAAATTTGCCAAATCAGTTGCAATCATTGATAAAATTTATCAGGATGCAATTAAAAATATTTAATTTTTTAGGAAAAACAGTTTAAAAATCTCTCTATAAATTTAATATTTTTATCCTATGATTTTAAAAAAGTACTATAAATTTATAGTACTTTTTTAATTTTTAGCAAAAAAATTAAAGCTTAAAAATCTTTATTTTTTCAAGGCTAAATTTGAGCTTGGAAAAAATAAAATTAACCCTTTTTTAATTTTTCTTATTTATATAATTTAAAAAAAATTAAAAAAAGGTTATAAAAATTATTTTGGTGGCTCATATCGGACTCGAACCGATACGCATTGCTGCAGCAGGTTTTGAGTCTGCCGTGTCTACCATTCCACCAATGAGCCTTTGTGAAAATCAAAAAAAATATCAAATTTAACTTAAATTATATTATAATTATACCAATGATGGCTAAAAAAGAAAAGAAAACTTGAAAAAAATTTTTATTTAGAATTATACCGCTACTAACAGCGCCATTTTTTTTGACTGCTATAGGTTGCACGCCTTTTGGAGCGGTCAAAAAAATAGGTGGATTAGTTGCCGAGATTGGCGAAAATAATCCTTGAGATCAAGAACTAAATCCTAAAAAACCACTAGATTCAATTATTAGTGGGCGAATTAGGTCAAGATTTGAAAAAATTAAGGCATCTGAATTTTTAAAACAAATAACTTTCTTAAATAATGAAAATAGTCTAAATGAAATTAATTCACAAATTGCTAAGGAAAAAGGTAAGCTTTTAAATTCAGCAATTCTTTGAAGTTTTATTCCGGGAGTCGATAATTATGACCTTAATAAAAAATTTGATATCCAAATTAAGGCTGATCCTAATTCGGTAAATGATGATTATGGGGCCATTAAAATTAAGGTTGATGCTTTCGAAAAAGGTTCAGACCGGTTAGTTCAAAGCAAAAATTTTCTCATTTCGGGATTTAAGACAGAAATAACCGGAATTTTTGCATATAAACAGCGAATTGCAACAGCTTTTCAGAATATTAATACCCTAACTTTAAAAGATGAAAAAAATTTTGATGTTAATAAACTTGATTCTAATGCAGATATTTGGGATTTTTTAAATCTCCCATCCAATTTTGAAAAATTGGATATTAACAAGTTGCGAAATTCTGATCAATTTGATGTACCTGAATCTGATGTCTCAGCGCCTAATATTGCCAAAATTGCCAAAAATCCTTACCGTTTAAGGGTCAAAAATTTCTATTATCTAAAAGCTACCATTCTAAAAAATTCCTATGATAAAAACACTGGTGAAATCGATGTAATTTTATCAATTTATCATGATTCTTTTAATAATTATGTCTCAAAAATTGTAAAATTAAAGACCAAAGCAAACCCTGGATTTAATAAATTAACCGAAAATAAAAGCTTTAAATTAAAAGAAAAATATGCGAATTTTTTACCTTCTTTTCTTATAAATTCTCACATAAATCAGAGTCAATCACTAGCTGAATTTATTAATTTTGGTGATTTTAACTATCAAAATTATGATATTAAAATTGTTCCTTCGCTTGCAAATGACCAAAATGGTGATTTTTATATTATTTTAAATAAAAAAGAAACTAGTCTAACTTCTGGATCAATCAGTCCGGGTCAGGTAATTAAAGTTGAAGGTTTTAATTCCTATGATAAAATTTTTTCAAGTGAGGAATTTACTAGGGAAATTGACTTTGACTATCTTGATTCTTGATATAAATTACCAAAAACAGCCGATCTTGCTGAAAAACTACAGAGTATTTCCGAAAGTTTAAATTCTTCAAGTGATTCACTTTTATGACCGCTTTTTGGCAAAGCAGTAGAAAAAGCGCTTTCATCAGAGGAATTATTTAAAAACACTAATAATTTGAAAAGTTTTGAAAAATTTAACTATAAATTTGCCTCATTAGTTGATTTTAAAATTGATGAGACTGGTATTAGTTTCTATTTTGGAAATTCACTTCAGGATTATTATCAAGTAAAAATTAAATTTAGCCAAAAAACTGAAAGTAAAAATATTATCGCTGATTTTGGGGCAAAAGTTCTTGAAAAAGATTCAATAAATAGCTCGCTTCGTGCAAGATCGCTTGTAATTCAACTCCGTTCGAATGAATATGATCGCCAAACAAAAACAAATACAAGCAAAATTACATCAGGAACCGCTTGAGTTTTTGATCGAAAATTAAAAAAAGACCCAAAGAATCCAGGAAAATTTCTACCAACAAATACTTATTATTTAGCGACAAATTTACACGTTATTGCTGATTTACTCAATAAACCTGACCAAGTTTATTCATTTTCATACCTCCTTGATGGCAGCCTTAAAAATCTTGATACAATCAGTTTTGATGATACAAATTTATTCCGTCGTTTTGATCGTGTTGCAAAAACTGCAAATAAAAAAGATTATCTAGGACCTGAAGGTTTTCAGTATATCACTAGTGAATCAAAGAAATTTTGGGAAAATTTAAAAATTAATCCAATCGGGCTTAATATGCCTGACAAGGATAAATTCCGTGATTTTGCAATCATCGAAATTACTTTTCCAGAAGATAAAGTCAAAAAAAATTCTTTTAATTTCGGCATCCCTTTTCTTGATCTTGATTTTTTTGGTCAACCTTCATATATAAAAAATATTCCTGATGCAGTTAAAAATTATCAAAAATCGCCGCTTGATTTTTTAGTTACTGATAAATTAGTGCCTAATTTTACAAAGGCAACCCAAGAAAAAATTACAGACAAAATCAAAAAAGCACTACCCTTACATGCTTATTTAGGTGGATTTTTAGGTGGATTTACTTGAATTACCGACAACAAAAATGCATTTATTACAACTAATGGAATTCTTAAAGAAACTGATTTTCGCCAGGAGGATTCAATAAAAAAATTTCAAGGGGCCAACTCAATTTCGCTCCCTGGTCTTCGTGGTGGTCATGGAATGTCGGGTTCGCTTGTAGTCAATGAATATAATCAAGTTCTTGGAATTTTTTGGGGCGGATATTTCCCGCCAACTTTACCTGGTCAAAACCAGCTTGTAAAAGGAATTGGCCAATTTGATCCAATTGGTCTAAAAACTGACTCAAATCCGACAATTTTAGCAAAATGACTCGCACAGACTCAGGATATCCAACCGATCTTGATGCAAGACAGGAAAAAGTTTTTAGCCTTGAGGATCCAAAAGAACTCGAAAAACTCGCACATTCAGCAAGGTGAATCAAATTTGATAATTTCATAGAAAAAGAAAATTCAAACATTTAGTTTTGGCTTTTAAAAAAACAAAACTAAATGTTTTTTAACTAATTATGGAAAAAAAAATGTTTAATTCTCTGATGAAAATTCATCAGAAGTATCAGGATTTAAAGCAACTTTTAGAAACAGATCAGATCCTTAATGACCAAAAACAGTATCTACAGATTGCAAAGGAGATTGCTAGTATTAGTGAAATTATTGAAGTTTTTCAAAAATTTCTTGATGATCAA
Protein-coding sequences here:
- a CDS encoding alpha/beta fold hydrolase produces the protein MINSQSNNILDNWNYPFVINRNPFSKIHIVFCHGFNSNHNVFSSTIDSISKKIPLNYYSFTLPGNNLTPASEDQLYLEYYADLTVSFIKKLNLKEVILVGHSMGAAIAALIYKRIPKMIVKIVFIAPMNKANLPLKDFFYEKFFPKTPEEMLEFMPIYEYDKEKYKDPKYLKWAKSLYNYEYFNNFNIVSLAQNLLKNNMMDQIEQALKSIKIPTLLVLGQRDGIVLQQETKTYFESLIPKVQTEIIPKTGHLIYSENPEYFNQIFSDFIKKTL
- a CDS encoding YitT family protein, producing MASQENKALKKGSCHCPSQKKHNFARCLKKRLITRAEREIFQFNQDKINLKNFWKRKTLSITMMAFSSILFTLGVAFFLGFAKTVPTGLSAIPALITIIVNSRYNVDVSWSFAVIYFAINLPLLIFTLVKVSNKSFSYLTFFWLFFQIIWNQVFSLDSPIRDFFVKNILIKEIKDSWTLFYYTIIGGILSGWSIGIAWKFGGSGGGTDFITYFIALKYRKPIEKIMFSISIFFGLFSLVLLYFFQPAQVNGQLFGQKFFALFLYLIVSSTIVGRIYPKYGKLLLQIYTNEPEKIIKHFKSIKYWHSYNIWEGISGYTSQKQWRVETIIFTIEKKAILEEVAKSKVNFWYSATRILQTTDRFDTTKIN
- a CDS encoding hexose phosphate transporter; translated protein: MKKNFILNFATKNVKEKKLSFGVGITLWALIVFAYMIFVMNWGFASAGLNGKAGISGYLGHFFPNANEAPGTVVNQAVNWGITIGRGIGSVLVGWLIVKISHKYTVILSLFFMLFGIIAPYSPTYAGFIILRTIFAIGGTMQIILIQPVVSNYLNQRQKAVISQFSPFFYPIGTIITLIPFAGIIGQEAQEAFRDNWQIVFLVIGLLTLIPLIGYIILGTKFDLYPSNIEKRNKQEKLSLATFFKQKDTWYWTILYGSWLVAVVFPFTFSKPIFHRLIGDSDGTFNDKISVFLIFFLAGMFLGPFTIGLLSKYQLQRRKYISTIITLGVFFYVLATVVFVLKVGKNYEYAKSYTDGWTWLFLFLGLFMGICLWGIQGVMLNLPHEYKGSNPYRVGFQFGLIWGLGYTAFTIATIITSLVNTPPGIDLKKLELNNVDGYALGAYILIIIFSLVSSIGLALLKEPNPEYKKLLKIRSFSEIERIKK
- the rpmA gene encoding 50S ribosomal protein L27, whose product is MAKTKAGGSTKNGRDSAGRRLGQKIGDGQFALTGSIIYRQRGTRIYPGKNVGIGNDDSLFALVDGIVKFQKIRKRKYATVVMAK
- the rplU gene encoding 50S ribosomal protein L21, with amino-acid sequence MFAIIKTGGRQLKVEKDQTIFVEKIDKNEGETITFTDILFINGKIGTPYVENASVTGIIEKQGKAKKIVVYRHNPKSTHKRKLGHRQLFTKVKITELKG
- a CDS encoding L-lactate dehydrogenase — translated: MKPIKIALIGAGNVGNSFLYAAMNQGLASEYGIIDINPDFADGNAFDFEDASASLPFPISVSRYEYKDLKDADFIVITAGRPQKPGETRLELVADNIRIIREIALKVKESGFSGISIIVANPVDIITRAYRDASGFSDQKVIGSGTVLDTARLQFAIAKRAKVSPNSVQAYVMGEHGDSSFVAYSNIKIAGECFCAYSKLTGIDSSNYEKELEYPVSRRAYEIINRKRATFYGIGAAIAKIVSNIIKDTKNIMIAGANLRGEYGFHGVNIGVPVVLGANGIEKIIEISLNDKEKEKFAKSVAIIDKIYQDAIKNI
- a CDS encoding DUF31 family protein, encoding MMAKKEKKTWKKFLFRIIPLLTAPFFLTAIGCTPFGAVKKIGGLVAEIGENNPWDQELNPKKPLDSIISGRIRSRFEKIKASEFLKQITFLNNENSLNEINSQIAKEKGKLLNSAILWSFIPGVDNYDLNKKFDIQIKADPNSVNDDYGAIKIKVDAFEKGSDRLVQSKNFLISGFKTEITGIFAYKQRIATAFQNINTLTLKDEKNFDVNKLDSNADIWDFLNLPSNFEKLDINKLRNSDQFDVPESDVSAPNIAKIAKNPYRLRVKNFYYLKATILKNSYDKNTGEIDVILSIYHDSFNNYVSKIVKLKTKANPGFNKLTENKSFKLKEKYANFLPSFLINSHINQSQSLAEFINFGDFNYQNYDIKIVPSLANDQNGDFYIILNKKETSLTSGSISPGQVIKVEGFNSYDKIFSSEEFTREIDFDYLDSWYKLPKTADLAEKLQSISESLNSSSDSLLWPLFGKAVEKALSSEELFKNTNNLKSFEKFNYKFASLVDFKIDETGISFYFGNSLQDYYQVKIKFSQKTESKNIIADFGAKVLEKDSINSSLRARSLVIQLRSNEYDRQTKTNTSKITSGTAWVFDRKLKKDPKNPGKFLPTNTYYLATNLHVIADLLNKPDQVYSFSYLLDGSLKNLDTISFDDTNLFRRFDRVAKTANKKDYLGPEGFQYITSESKKFWENLKINPIGLNMPDKDKFRDFAIIEITFPEDKVKKNSFNFGIPFLDLDFFGQPSYIKNIPDAVKNYQKSPLDFLVTDKLVPNFTKATQEKITDKIKKALPLHAYLGGFLGGFTWITDNKNAFITTNGILKETDFRQEDSIKKFQGANSISLPGLRGGHGMSGSLVVNEYNQVLGIFWGGYFPPTLPGQNQLVKGIGQFDPIGLKTDSNPTILAKWLAQTQDIQPILMQDRKKFLALRIQKNSKNSHIQQGESNLIIS